Within the Candidatus Thorarchaeota archaeon genome, the region GCTTTTGAGGGTATGAACTATGCAATTTCGTCTGGCATCGCCGCTGCTCAAACAGTCCGAAATGCAGTCAGTGCTGGAGACTTCTCAAAATCCCAGCTTAGCTCCTATCGGCATCATCTGGAGAAGTGGGGCATCATAGGTAACCTTAAGCGATTCAAGCATGCACCAGGCTTCTTGTCAAATCCACGGCTTCATACAGAATACACTGAGACCATCAACGCTATTGCTCAGAATACCTTCAAGGGAGAAGGACAACGAAAGAAGATGCTGCAGTTGGCAACTCATGAAATGTTTTCTCGAGTTCCTCTGCCTTACATTATGAAAGATTTGCTGGAGGCATTGCGGGCGCTATGAGAGATGATTTGGAGAACAAATTAGGCTTACTGAAATACCGCTTTGATGAAGAAGCTCACATAGTAGTAGACAAGGAGGAGTGTTCATCCTGTGAATCAAAACCCTGTATACCTAGTTGCCCAGCAGGATGTTTCAAGCTGGAAGATGGAGAACTGACGTTCCAGTATGAAGATTGTATCGAGTGCGGAACATGCAAAATCATCTGTCCATATGATGTAGTTGACTGGAGCTATCCCCGTGGTGGATTCGGGGTAGTCTTCAGACATGGCTAAACGGTTTCGTCTATATTTTCATGAAATAGGGGTTTTCAAGAGACTCCTTCAGTGCTTGGAGGAACTTTCCTGCAGGAGCACCATCAAGGATTCTGTGATCCACTGCGCATGAAGCCATCATCATGTGGCGAATACCAATCATACCGTCAACAGCCACCGGCTTCTCCTTGATTTGACCGAGAGCAAGAATCGCAGCTTCTGGTGGGTTAATGAGTGGAATGAAAAGATCCACTTGGAATGGTCCTAGATTTGAAACGGTAAATGTGCTGCCTGAAAGCTCTTCAGAAGTCAATTCACCTTCTTGTGCTCTTTCTTTCAGTCCTTGGCTTTCTTGTGCTATTTCTGTAATTGATTTTTCGTTGG harbors:
- a CDS encoding 4Fe-4S dicluster domain-containing protein, whose amino-acid sequence is MRDDLENKLGLLKYRFDEEAHIVVDKEECSSCESKPCIPSCPAGCFKLEDGELTFQYEDCIECGTCKIICPYDVVDWSYPRGGFGVVFRHG